The proteins below are encoded in one region of Triticum aestivum cultivar Chinese Spring chromosome 1B, IWGSC CS RefSeq v2.1, whole genome shotgun sequence:
- the LOC123096284 gene encoding uncharacterized protein, translating into MRMAPAAAGRAHGAWSSAPRVLSDRRGLRSSSRDVAAMATVRFGARRAGASRVVLCLASGGGHPRDSGEWEPAGSPWDGRMVDEGMATLRRRIREVEHGEDDEEEEPEEQEEEEGGVDVFVPPGEWTELERRHHGLYVAGVREALGILFALLVRARPGLGAGVVALVLLSVPASVLLVSAELVRAVHSISAAVLSGRM; encoded by the coding sequence ATGCGCATGGCTCCGGCGGCGGCAGGAAGAGCCCACGGCGCTTGGAGCAGCGCACCGCGCGTGCTCTCCGACCGGCGCGGCCTCCGGTCGTCATCTCGCGACGTCGCCGCCATGGCGACGGTTCGGTTCGGCGCTCGTCGCGCCGGCGCGAGCAGAGTGGTCCTCTGCCTCGCGTCGGGGGGTGGTCACCCGCGGGACAGCGGCGAGTGGGAGCCCGCGGGCTCGCCGTGGGACGGCCGGATGGTGGACGAGGGCATGGCCACGCTGCGGCGGCGCATCCGCGAGGTGGAGCACGGCGAGGACGACGAAGAGGAAGAGccagaggagcaggaggaggaggagggcggcgtcGACGTCTTCGTGCCCCCGGGCGAGTGGACGGAGCTGGAGCGGCGGCACCACGGGCTGTACGTCGCGGGCGTGCGCGAGGCGCTCGGCATCCTGTTCGCGCTGCTGGTGCGCGCGCGGCCGGGGCTCGGCGCGGGGGTCGTGGCGCTGGTGCTGCTCAGCGTGCCGGCCTCGGTGCTCCTCGTGTCCGCCGAGCTCGTCCGGGCTGTCCACTCCATCTCGGCCGCCGTGCTCAGCGGCAGAATGTAG